The window TAGAGAAAAACTGTAACCCTACCATAATAAGCAGGATACTCACGAACAGCAAAGGTCTGTTGTAGAGTGGCATCCCGCCAAAGAATTTCAGATAAGAAAGATAGAGTCCGATCAGAACACCTACTAATGTTAAGAAGAGTCCTAAACCACCAAAGAGATAAAGAGGACTACGGACATAATTGGTAATCAACTTTACTGTAAGTAGATCAAAAAAACCACGGAAAAACCTCTCTTTACCGTATTTAGATTTCCCATAGGGTCTTGGTCGGTGTTCGACTTCAATTTCTGTCACTCTGAACCCTTTAGCTGCAGCCAAGACAGGAATATAGCGGTGCATCTCACCGTAGATATCGAGCTCCTTGACAACTTGTAAACGATAGGCTTTAAAACCACAGTTAAAGTCATGTAGTTTGATCTTGAAAAAAAGAGCAGTAAAAAAATTGAAAAATCGGGAAGCCAGTCTTTTTCCAAATGGATCATGTCGCTTCTTTTTCCAGCCGGAGACTAGGTCATAACCATCCTCAATTTTTTTGATAAACGTTCCGATCTCTTGTGGATTGTCTTGTAAATCGCTATCCATAGTAAAAACAATCTCTCCCGATGCTTGTGCAAAACCACTTTGCAAAGCTGCTGCTTTACCGAAATTCCGTCTTAACTTAATTATCTTTAGTGAGGGATCATTCTCGGCCAATTTTTGTAGAATCTCAAAACTCGTATCATTACTACCATCATCAACAAAAACCAACTCATATT is drawn from Candidatus Cloacimonadota bacterium and contains these coding sequences:
- a CDS encoding glycosyltransferase, encoding MKISFVIPVLNESQSIEQLYKEIIAEIKEHEYELVFVDDGSNDTSFEILQKLAENDPSLKIIKLRRNFGKAAALQSGFAQASGEIVFTMDSDLQDNPQEIGTFIKKIEDGYDLVSGWKKKRHDPFGKRLASRFFNFFTALFFKIKLHDFNCGFKAYRLQVVKELDIYGEMHRYIPVLAAAKGFRVTEIEVEHRPRPYGKSKYGKERFFRGFFDLLTVKLITNYVRSPLYLFGGLGLFLTLVGVLIGLYLSYLKFFGGMPLYNRPLLFVSILLIMVGLQFFSIGLIGELIVNQSRKQGKEDNISIEKTSNI